The genome window atataatatttgataGATACatagaaatttattatatttcgtCGTTGTGCGcgttatttgatttttgcacAACACACAAGGCACAAGAACAAGTTTTGAAATGAGCTATGAATATTTTACTAAATCATTGAACAAGTCAGTCACAGCgcgtaacaacaacagcaacggcaacagctaaagcaacaacaataagcgacaacgacaacaccaCGACATACACTAACAAACGATCCAGAAGACAACACACAACGATCGACAGatgcgagagagagagtcaaacgacgacgacgacgtcgacggcgacaacaacgacaacgagacGGCGTCAGCTATTACCAAGTTTATACGATAGCTTAAGTcggttttaataaaatcatggCAATTTATAACACACAAAACTTgcctttaaaatttattacaaaatcatCTACATACTAAtgcgaatatttatttatgattaatactaataaaatattaaaaaataaatgaaaataacataataaaataagagctttaaaattgaagcACTTCAAACAAGTTGTTAGGTTAGTTAAATCAGTTTTAGCTGCCGTATAAACTTGGTATTTATGTagcttgtttttgttattggcGCGACGCAGCAGGGCATAACTGTCTTTTTCTCCcgtctttttattattattttttcttcagCCAGGCCCAGAGGCTAGCCAGCCAGCCAGTTAGCTAGATACAATGCGCGAATtaagcgcacacacacacgacaaACTTAGCAGTGGCTTAGAGAAACGTAAACACGTTACGAAGCATGGGTAGTGTGCGGGGGCGGGTGCGGGTGCAAAGCGGATACGGAGGTGAAGAAGGCGCAAGACAAGAGCGCGAGCGCGTTCATTAACTGAATGATGGACTACCACAACGAGATGcgagcaaacaaacaacaataatgatcAATGcacacacgtacatacatatggtGATCAAAAAGGTATTCGATTGGAATGCTCTGCGCATGGaagtgtgcgtgcgtgtgtgtgcatatttgTAACTGTGGCGTGTGTGTGCTCCtctctccgtctctctctctctctctcgctctctctctctcccactttaTGACTGTGCGCAAGCCGCGCTATCGATGTCGATATTTTTCAAGTCGCGCTATCGACATTTCGAtatcattttctttattaatttattgttttttatcataatttttttactttgatgaATTActcatttcaaataatatatactgATCACACTCAGGCCAAAGCAGgctttgaatttgtttattcgATAACGTcgtttattatttactatttaagCCGTTCTTTTAATTacttcaaattgcaaaaaaaaacgacattAATTGCAAGTTTCAGacaatattctttttaaattgcttagtgttaaaatgttgataaacaaaatattaaaaaaaaacagaagccAGCTGATGCAGTGAAGAAAAGCACGACACGCTCCCATCTTTAGCCCAGGAACAagaagaacatttttaaagcgtCTGGCAACGCTGTACCGATACTAAATAATAACAAGGGACGGGAAACTGCAGCAAATAGACTAAAAATTCTATAGTCTACACACAAATGATATTGTTTAGAAACTGTGCAGTGCTGCTTGTGATTGCCTCAATATGCAGTTTCATCTATGGCATTGGCCAGCTGCATGTGGAGGTGGAGCCGAATGCCTGCCGAATGACTTATATGTTTGGCGAGCCAATGTTTGCGgtatgaaaaattgaatttcttaacTTACTATAAGTGATTGCTAATGTGGTTTTTGTTCTGCGGCAGCGTGTGAGATTTAGTGCGAATAAGCAGTACCCCAACTATGGGCTGTACTATTACTATGAAGGTGTAAGGCAGGATCCGCTCAAGAGTCGCATGACGGGTGCTCCGGTTATCTTTGTGCCGGGCAATGCCGGCTCTTACAAGCAGGTGCGCTCCTTGGCATCGGTGGCGTTGCGCAAGGCAAGGGAGCAATATGACAGTGGCATACATCTGGACTACTATACCATTGATTTCGATGAGGAACTGTCGGCAGTCTATGGCGGCTATATGTATCATCAGCAATCATTCCTTAAGCACTGCATACGCACAATTTTAACACTCTATCGACAGCCCAGTCCCATTGTGCTCATTGGACACTCGATGGGCGGCAAGTTGGCCCAATCGGTGCTCACAGATGCAGAAATAAGCCAGCATATAAATGCCATTATCAGCATATCAACGCCACTGGATCAGCCGGTGCTCAATTTGGATGCACATCTGGGTCAGTTCTATGtggacacgcacacacagctCAGTCGCACGAGGACCGCATCCAAGCCCACCAATACCACGAATGTGTGCCAAAGTCTGCACCAGAAACAGCTCAGCGAGGAGCGTATGGCCAGCCAGGAACTAACCCCCAAACTGGACAATGTGCTGCTCATCTCCACAGGCGGCGGCAATCGTGATCTTCTAGTCAATGCTGGACTAACCAGCTCACAGTTTAATGATCTACATGCCATGGTAAACAGTCAAGCTTactctttatatatttatttaatttaaacccCTTTTTTAGACCTCGGCCATACCACGTGTCAGTCTCAGCTGTGATCACTTATCAGCCGTTTGGTGTCTGCAGTTCATGCAGGTCATCAATCGCTTCCTCTTCAGCATTGCTCAACGGCGCAGCGACGACACCGTCAtcttcagcagcaacaagcaacGTAATATGCAATCAGCACTTACTCACTTTGTGGTAAGCATTTCCAGCCCTTTAATACCTCTAAAGAGGGTAGATTGACcttatcatatagctatcatagcaccgatcgaaCGATagctgtatttttttatattaatcttTGTTGTTACTTGAGATAGCTCAATCATATTCGAAGATTGTGATTGTGTTATACCTCAAGACCATCAAGCTAAAATTCAACtagtatattatatagctgttatGGGAGCGATCGGTTGAAAATCGACGTTTAGTACGGATatcttttttggtttcttaagatatattaaataaactcacagattgtgtagTTGTCAGTGTCTTCTACATTCAGACCAAATTTGATCCAAATCCAACTACTATAACATACAGATTTCATGGAAATGGTCGAACGTATAGAGTTtgatcaacttcaaactttcataactttatcaaaactcaacctaTTTTCAAACGAATCAAAGTTCGGACCAACTTCCAACacgcataactttgtcaaaactgaaccgattttcatgcggaatgtcactttaaTCATTATTCGGCCTCTACATTCattctgcttttaaattttatttaattcgttaaaaaaaatattttcctctagattctgctagatattgatttcgatgccctttgaaattttgaaaatcaaaaattttaaatctcattttgacttttaatcaactccttatatcgtaattagaataaaacaacactttaaagtttaaacttgattctgggacctttcattttttcgtaaaaaatcatgatgaattgtacaaaaattttgacttgtaaagttgttagatccaaagtctgaccaacttcaaacactcataactttgtcaaaattaaatcgatttttatgcggaatgtcactttgaTGATGGTTTGGCCTcataatttattctgcatttcaatttatttgatttgattcaaaatatatttcccCTCTAGATCTAGGCTtcgatttaaatgcatttatgttaGGATTTTGATGTccactttattttctttatataccCTTAACCGACAGCGTCTTCGACCACGCCAGCAGGGCTTGGTAAGCATGCAGTCGAGGAGCAATTGGCATGAGGAGCGTCATCTGGTTATTAACAAGTTCTTTGCCAATGGCGTAAGGACACATTATCATGAATTGATTGGCATACAGCGTCAGGAGCGCTACAAGGTAAAGACAATAAATGAActggtatttttattaaataataacactCTTAATTCCCTGCAGAAACTGGCAATTGAGGCGCTGAATGTTGAGGGTGATGAGAACTGGCTGTTTGGCTGCGAGGCGCATAAACACAATGATACAGACTCACTCATTTGGTGagttaaaacttgaaattCTTTCCATTATACGATTAAAACAATTGTATTCCTACTGCAGCGACAAGGCGACGCCATTAACGCATCTCATTCAGCGTCTGCCGAATGCGGATATTGAAGCACGAAGCGTTGCCGTGCTGGATTTATACAATCTGCGCAAAACATATCAACAGTGGACGCATTTACTGGTGCGTCTGCCACCAGGCAGTCGACGCACTGGCTATAATCTGGATATCTATGATCCCAAGGAGCGTATTGTGGACATACGCATACCACGCTGGTATGCCTATGGACGTCGCATTGCCATTAATGAGACGCTACAGGGTACACTGCACTACAAGCTGCGCATTGCCGAGATGGTGGAACCGTATCAGGGATTACGTGTCCATGTGGAGCCACTGCAGTGTCTGCAACCAAAATATCGCATCACCGCCAGATTGTGTGTTCCTTGGGCAGCTGGCTTTGAGCGTTATCAAACCTTGACGTGGGTTCCCTACACTTAttccaattaaaatatgtttaatggcatcattatatatttttaactgcAGGTCACCAGATCAGAACCCGGGTCTCTATGTCAATGTGCCCACATTAATGCCAAAACATTATAATACTTCCTTGAATCCGGTCATATTGGATTTGTATTTAGATCCCATTTGTCGCTATCGCATCAGGTAAgtctctccatctctttctctttgccTTCTTTGACTCTCTATACCCGTCTCACTCTTAGCTATGAGTATTCCTATGCGGATGCTTTATCTCGCATTGTGCTGCAATTTTACGGCTGGTTGCCAGCTCATTTGGTTTGTGTGTTATTAATTGTACTGCGAAATCAATTGGACAAATTTCAACAACGCGGCAGCTTCAAGAGCCTCAAGCCCTACCTTGGTTATCTACAGTATGCATCCCTCTACTTGGTTACAGGTAATCATCATTTAcactattttcaattttactcCCTTTTAGACACTGTGCTCGGAGAtaataagagctagagacaccaaattcCAAGTCCAtgcagtttttgtttgttttctctAAGCGTCTCAGTTACTGttatcaatttcaatcggttattACCGGTTAAAGGTTACGACTTTAATAATGATTTGAATCTCTGCcttttataattatcattcatcccacttaatcgcatttaaatcgatttaaattaaacattagcTATGAcggttttaagtttttaagacgtgcagtaatttttttattccgtagcagtttaaaattcatagatataaataatatgtatgtaaattaggTGATTAGAATCTTTAAAGTTAATAGATACAATTAATATtcgcttaaattaaatagggATACTCTTTGAAATACATGGAATCAAATAAggtatatataatttgataaataggcatattgaaaattcatagatacaataaaagtatatttaaattgagtaatCATCATCTTTAAAATTCAtagatacaataaaaatatttattaatctgGAAAATTCATAgatagaataaatatatatgtaaattgagTAAGGattatgcttaaaattaatagatacaaataatatatattaaaattgagtatggatcaaggctgcaaaccgattctgaaccgaacctcgtaaaACCGGTTCGgctcgggtttttaagcagcatGAACCgaatcatgaaccgaacccttgaaattatttactttacgaACTTGACCCCAAatcgaaccgctttctaaaataaaaggttcggttcgaaaaaataataaatttattaattttttgtttttataaaattacgcaattatttgagacttcgggttaaaataagtcacattgaaatcttaaaataaattttaattattatcaaaatttgatttcattaaaaaaaaaaaatgtagttagttcaaaatttagagaatattttttgtatgaaattgaatcaaggttcgaacccaaaccttgggttcagcgggtatataaaccaattcgcgaactgAACCGATGttttgctctatggttcgaatcgccgaaccgaacctttaacaaaatgttgctttACTTAGGATTATCTTTGAAAATCGCTCGACTGTTGTATTTTCCACCAATTAATTGACTGTTGCTCTTTTACAGGCTGCCGCTTGCTGAAGAAGCTTGTAATGAATGTGAAATTGCTGCCCGAACCGGAGCCACTTGACTATAGCATTAATGTATCCATTATCATCCATTGCACAGCCATTGGGCTGTCCATATTGGCCGCCTTGGGGGTGTGGCTTGCCCTGGCACTCTATGGCAATGTATTTTATCGCCTGGCACTGCGTCTCACCCGCCTCTCGCCCTCCAGCTCCAACATTTTACTGTCGATAATGACACATCTGCCAATTACGTATGGCATACTGACAATTGGCGTTGCTCTGGGCGCCATCAGTGGACTTGGCCTGCTCTtggcatttatattttactttttgatgCTTTCCAATGCGTACAAAGATCATCTGGAGGATTATCTCTGGCAAAAGGCCGCAGATTTGGTGCATTTGGCCAGCGGCACAGCTGGGAATTCGGAAAACGCGCAGTCACTAAACACAGATGATAATGCAGTTGAAAAtccaattgaaaatgaaacagaGACTGAGGTTGAGCTGGCAGCGACAGCTGAGACATCACAGCCAGCTAAACAGAAGACTGACAAGGAGGATGAATCTTGCGTTGGCTTACAGAATTTCCCGTTCCATGTCacattgctattgttgcttcTGATGCTGCTCCTGCTCAATGGTCCAACCACATTGGCCTGGCTGCGCAGTCGCCGGTGAGTCAATTGAATTAATAGTTTAACttttagtataattttaaataattatttatatatatatatatatttctttattgcaGTCATGGCATTAATCTACCCGATCCGTCGCTTTTTAGCAACATTACTGTACTGGCTTCGCTTAGTTTGTTGCTTCAGCTGCGTGCACCACAGAAATTGTAAGTATTCATTTGATACTCTATACGaatgtctaaaaataatataaagaataccaaaatttgaaaacaaaaattagcaTAACAAAACTAGAAAGCATTCATTATGGCactaaaaattagaaaaaaaaaattaggaattatttatttgtttatttatttattttttatttatttatttatttatttttttttatttatttatttatttattcatttatttatttattttttttatttatttattttttttatttatttatttatttatttatttatttatttattaatttatttattcatttattttttttatttatttatttatttatttatttatgcacgacttaaagcagtcggcaaagaaaaaattaccaagtataaaaaaaaagttcaagattacaaatacaaataatattaaatataaattatgaactgtaaagaaaaaattaaagttagaaaaaagttagacaaaagttgaaaaaagctaaaatcaaaaatattttgctaacTTTTggaataaatctaaaaaataaatcagcaAAAAGACATTACTTGTcgaaacatttatttaaaaattgcttcaTATATTCAAGGAGCGCACAAAACCTCTAAAGTAAagtttcccaaaaaaaaaaaaaaattaacaacattcTAAGCAATATATTATacatcaaggctgcaaacctccaaaatgttgttaaaggttcggtccGGCgattcgaaccatagagcaagacatcggttcggttcgcgaattgctTTATATACCcactgaacccaaggtttgggctCGAACCTTGATTCAATTtcatgcaaaaaaatatttttattgttatacatttttctctacaatttggacaacattttttttttaagaaatcaaattttgatgataatttaaatttatttgaagacttaaatatgacttattttaatccgaagtctcaaataattgcttaataaaagaaaaccattaaaaatatgtgattattttttttttcgaaccgaacctttaggttcagaaccggtttgcagccttgttatacatactatataaaatatacatttttggaaaaattgtATCCCCAAATATTGGTTTTTATTGTAGAAAggtagaaatatttttgacttctttggcttttgcatttttatccTACTATTTCTGTTCAATTAAGTTTCAGAAATACTCTAGAAAGGAAaccagaaaaataatatagcaTGTTGGACCAcagctaaaatcaagaaaggtctataaataaatattgtgtgccaacttgtttaaaaattcaataatattacattatttatttattttttttagtaatgaAATAGATTTTTGCTAAGTTTTGTATGCTgaatatttttccaatttgaatttattaacttataatttaaaaagtgttttcttttctttatatttgtaattccaaacaatttatttttgcttgatGAACTGTCTATTCTAAACTAatctaatttgattttattatttattactagGCGTGGCTATTGGATATTGTCGCTCGTGTTGTACTTCTGCGCTGGATGTGTGCTCCTTTATTCCCAGGCGGCTATTTATCGTCTCAACTATGTGATCGCCGTGGCCTTTGCCCTCTTGGCCGGTCAACAGAGTCTGGGATGTTTGCTGGAGAAGATATTGCCAAAGTTCTTAGACTAGTCAGtgaattgtttataaatttcgtttgccatttatttatgttttttttatggtgttatttatttttgtattcactTAGTTTAGCTGTACTTTAGTTATAGTTATATTTTAGTTAAGTTTCACATTGCGGACAATACCAAATATGTAAGGTGTCTATAAGTAGATGTCTGATATAATAATATCATTTGGAGCTACAAATGACATGACATGTTTTTCTGCACGCACTGTGTGCGGGAAGTCCATAATGATATGGGCTACAAATTTATCCAAATGGGCGTCAACATCAATCTCGATCTCGATCCCCATCGAACGATCGATTGCTCAATCGTTGATTGCATGATTGCATTAATAACTAAACTAGCAAACTAAATTGTTGTGCCACAGGCAAACATGTCAGCAAGGCCCATTTATATCAAATGTGTGAAAATAcccataaataataaatatacgtGTGTACATTAACTGTAAAACTACACTAGACTGCAAACAAATTCAGATCCAGCATGTTTAGGATCCAAAAACAACTATTTACTTAATGTCCTATAacataacttaattttatgtgCATTAAGATATCATATAATCTGTCATATTGCCTGAttgaataaacttttaaatgtttactgtcgaattttaattgtttttaagttttgtttgacTGTAAAACTTTACTTAAATTTCTCTTATGAAGCTGAAATTTACTAGTTGAGCTGTTGCCATCGATTTGAACAGGTTTTCATTGAAAAAATGGCTTTAAGACtccataaattttgtatattat of Drosophila innubila isolate TH190305 chromosome X, UK_Dinn_1.0, whole genome shotgun sequence contains these proteins:
- the LOC117793381 gene encoding GPI inositol-deacylase, which codes for MILFRNCAVLLVIASICSFIYGIGQLHVEVEPNACRMTYMFGEPMFARVRFSANKQYPNYGLYYYYEGVRQDPLKSRMTGAPVIFVPGNAGSYKQVRSLASVALRKAREQYDSGIHLDYYTIDFDEELSAVYGGYMYHQQSFLKHCIRTILTLYRQPSPIVLIGHSMGGKLAQSVLTDAEISQHINAIISISTPLDQPVLNLDAHLGQFYVDTHTQLSRTRTASKPTNTTNVCQSLHQKQLSEERMASQELTPKLDNVLLISTGGGNRDLLVNAGLTSSQFNDLHAMTSAIPRVSLSCDHLSAVWCLQFMQVINRFLFSIAQRRSDDTVIFSSNKQRNMQSALTHFVRLRPRQQGLVSMQSRSNWHEERHLVINKFFANGVRTHYHELIGIQRQERYKKLAIEALNVEGDENWLFGCEAHKHNDTDSLICDKATPLTHLIQRLPNADIEARSVAVLDLYNLRKTYQQWTHLLVRLPPGSRRTGYNLDIYDPKERIVDIRIPRWYAYGRRIAINETLQGTLHYKLRIAEMVEPYQGLRVHVEPLQCLQPKYRITARLCVPWAAGFERYQTLTSPDQNPGLYVNVPTLMPKHYNTSLNPVILDLYLDPICRYRISYEYSYADALSRIVLQFYGWLPAHLVCVLLIVLRNQLDKFQQRGSFKSLKPYLGYLQYASLYLVTGCRLLKKLVMNVKLLPEPEPLDYSINVSIIIHCTAIGLSILAALGVWLALALYGNVFYRLALRLTRLSPSSSNILLSIMTHLPITYGILTIGVALGAISGLGLLLAFIFYFLMLSNAYKDHLEDYLWQKAADLVHLASGTAGNSENAQSLNTDDNAVENPIENETETEVELAATAETSQPAKQKTDKEDESCVGLQNFPFHVTLLLLLLMLLLLNGPTTLAWLRSRRHGINLPDPSLFSNITVLASLSLLLQLRAPQKLRGYWILSLVLYFCAGCVLLYSQAAIYRLNYVIAVAFALLAGQQSLGCLLEKILPKFLD